The stretch of DNA GGTGATTATCGCTACCGGTGCAATACCGTCAAAACCGGATATCGCTGGTGTTGATAAACCCCACGTGGTACTAGCCACAGACCTCCTAGCCCAAAGGGTAGAGCCGGGACAGAGCGTTGTGATCATTGGGGGTGGGGGCTACGTCTTGAAACAGCAGATTACCTTGGAGATTTGGCGAGGACGGTATCTATCATCGAGATGCAAGAGGATGTGAGACTAAGCATTGGTCCCGCACGAAAGGCGTTTCTCCTGGAACGACTCAAGCGGTGTAAAGTACGGCTTTTGACCTCAGCCTCTGTTGAGCGAATCAACGATCATAATGTTGATATCTCCATCAAAAGAAGACGGGACCAACTGCCCGCCGACACCGTAGTGATAGCCATAGGTTACCGAAGCAATAATCTCCCAAAGGGCCCCGGAGGGCAACTGAAGCCATCTACGAGGCCTTCTGCGCCGCTTACAACATCTAGAAAGGGTGCCTGGCAGGCACCCTTTTATATTTAGTACCTAAAGAATACATGATCGCCAAGCACTGTTGTAACAGGTTGCTGACGGACCCATTGGTTACTTGTTTTCTTCGGGTTATAAAAGCCATTGGCTCCTAGGGAAGGATCCCTCCCGCAGAGGGCCTCATAGGCAGCATTGACCGAATCTTCATCAGCCGGTAGGTCAATTCTACCGTCCTTAACCGGACTATACTGATATGCCCCATCGGCCACTTGGTAAATAACTCCATAGATTGTATCGGGATAGCGGGGATCTGCAAGGCGATTTAGCACTGTGGCCGCCACTGCCACCTTCCCCTCGAAGGGTTCTCCCTCTGCTTCGGCATGGACCAATCTTGCGAATAGGTCCATCTCCCAAGGAGCAAAGACAAAACGATAGTGGTCTACTGCATCATCGGGCAATCGAAGCCCTTGACCAACGTAAAGCTCTTCGGTTTTTGTGTTGAGCGCTTTCAGAGTTTCAACCGGCGTTCCAAAACGCTGGGCTATTCGCCAGAGAGTATCCCCTTGTCTAACGGTATAGGTCTTTGGCGTCCCCGTATTAGGACCCTGTTCTAAATTGTAGCAGCCACCTAACAGTAGGCAACACGTCAATGTAATCCCCATGTACACAAGCAATCTTGGCTTCATATGTCTCCCCCTTAAGCTCATCACTTGCCGGTTATCCAATTGCGGACTTTTTAGGCATATTTGCTTTTAATTATCTTAATTCGACAATTGTGTGGGGACTACTCCTGGTAAGTGCTGGGAGGAAGGAAACGACCCCAAAATTGGGGTCGCTAAAGGTTATCCTAAAAGGCCAGAAGCTCCTTAAATCTCGAGTATTCAGTAGACCATTGCCTGGTGTTTTGGGGCACATACTCTTTCTGGGGGAAGGATCTGGCGATACAATCACGCATTTCACCAAGGCTTGCCACTTTTCCTGCTACCATTGCTTGTACCATTAGGTTACCGATTGAGGTCGCCTCAATGGGACCTGTAAGTACCTTCTTACCTGTGGAATCTGCGGTGAACTGACACAACAGTTCATCCTGAATACCGCCACCCACCATATGTATTACCGACAGCTCCCTGTTTAATATCTTCTCGAGACTTTCCATAGTAAACCGATACTTCATAGCTAAGCTCTCCGTAATACAGCGGATGATTTCGCCCTTGGTCTTAGGTACCTTCTGACCAGTCTGTTGGCAGAACTGCTGGACTCGCGTGGGCATATCCCCAGGAGCCACGAAGGATTCGTGATCGGGATCGATCAGCGAGACAAAGGGTTCCGCCTGCCTTGCCAGTTCCTGCAATTGGCTGAAACTTAACTGCTCCCCTTCCCGCTGCCATTGCCGTCTACATTCCTGGACAAGCCAAAGACCCATAATGTTCTTTAAAAACCTGATCTTATTGGCCACACCACCTTCATTAGTAAAGCTTAAGCCGGCAGACTCCAGATTAATAATGGGTTGGTCGATTTCTACTCCCATAAGGGACCAAGTACCAGAGCTAATATAGGCAAAATCCGCGGAAGAGGCCGGAACCGAAGCCACTGCGGAAGCAGTATCGTGGGAGCCTACCGTTACCACCGATATGTTCTCCCCAGCACCAAGCTCCGCGATAATGTCCGGGTGCAACTTCCCTATCACAGTACCAGGAGGCACAATCTCGGTAAAAATATCCTTTGGCAACCCTAGTTTATCTATTAGATCCCTATGCCAAATCCGGGTCACAGGATCCAGCAGTTGTGTAGTGCTGGCAATGCTGTATTCCGTCACCATTTGACCTGTGAGGAAGTAGTTTAACAAATCAGGAACTAGAAGCATCGTTTTTGTTTCACGGAGAAGATGAGCCTGATACTCCTTCATGGCAAATAGCTGAAAAATAGAGTTCAGCTTCATGAACTGAATGCCCGTCTGTTTGTATAGCTCCTCTTTAGGGATCAGATCAAATACCTTCTCCATCATACCATCTGTACGTCCATCTCGGTAATGATAGGGATTGCCCAACAGGTCACCATTTCGGTCTAGTAGCCCAAAATCCACTCCCCAAGTATCAATCGCCAGTGAGGAAATATCTGTATGACCGGAGTTGAAAGCTTTCAAAAGACCACACTTGATCTCGTGAAACAAACGGAGGATATCCCAGTAAAGATGTCCCCGTAGGGAGACTGGTTCATTAGCAAAGCGATGAATCTCCTGAATAGACAGCCGCCCATCCTCATAAATACCGAGCATGGCCCGACCACTACTTGCGCCTAAGTCAAAGGCCAGCATCTTTAGTTGCTCGCCCATTTGCTCACCTCCGAAGACCAAGGGGGCCAAAGCCCCCTTGTTTTGGTTCATCCATATAATGGACCGAAGTTCTTACATGCCCGATAGTCAGCGCCTTCCAGATCCGACGTGCCAAAGGCAGCCCATGCACTTGGTCTTTGGATCCGCTCCTCGGATACATTATGCATGGAAACAGGAATCCGTAGCATCGAAGCTAAGGTAATCAAATCTGCACCAATGTGACCATAGCTAAATGCGCCATGGTTCGCGCCCCAATTGGCCATGACTGAGTAAACGTCCTTGAAGGGGCCCTTGCCTGTCAGGATGGGTGCAAACCAGGTGGTCGGCCAAGTTGGGTCTGTACGCTGATCAAGGATGTCATGTACATCCTTAGGCAACTCAGCGGAGTAACCCTCAGCTATCTGCAGAACCGGACCTAAGCCCTTAATAATGTTCACCCGGGTTACAGTAATGGGCATACCACCCTTAGTGGCGAAGTTTGAGGAGAAGCCGCCCCCCCGGAAGTAGTCCCGACTAGCTGGACGCCATGACACTGCATCCAAGCATTTTTTCGCCTCCTCGGAGGAGATCTCCCAGTAAGGCTTCATAACGGGATTTCCGTCCCTAGTTTGCTCCCCAGTCCCATCTAAAGCAGCCGCACCGGAATTGATCAAGTGGATGACCCCGTTCTCCGCAAGTCCAGTAAGCTCCTTACCGGTTACCCGTTTTACAGCGGCTGGACTCCAATAGGTCCGCACATCGGCAAATACCTGGGCGGTGTTGCTCAGCAGATGACCAAAAAGCATGGCTACGCCATTTAACGAGTCGTTTTCTGTAGCAACTAAGAAGGGTTGCCTGATTCCATTCCAGTCAAAGGAGGAATTCAGTATCGCCTCCATAAAGTCACCATTGGGGAAATGGTCCGTCCACTGCCGTTGACCTTGGAAGCCCGCTAATATAGCATTTCGCCCCACAGCTTCCTCTCCAAATCCCAGCTCTGCTAGGCGAGGGTTGCCGACCATCAAGTCCTGGGCAATCAAGGCCATCTTAACCACGAATTCCCATTCCCAGTCCTTCCGTTCTCTGGTGGTTTGGATCCGGGCAGGGTTGTTGTCCGGACCTTCCTTACAGTTGCGCTTAACCCAAGCCAGGGCCCGTTCGTATTCCTCCGGGTCATAGATCTCTTCATCGATCCTTCTGGTGAACTCAGACATATCTATGGATTCGTTTCGCATACCCAAATAGTCCTGGAAGAACTCTTGGTTGACGATTGAGCCGGCAATGCCCATGGAAACAGAACCCATGGAGAGATAGGATTTACCCCGCATCGATGCCACCGCCAGCCCTGCCTTGGCAAACCTGATTAACTTTTCCGCCACATCCTGTGGGATCGACGTATCCGTGGCATCCTGTACATCTCGTCCATAGATACCAAAGGCGGGCAGCCCCTTTTGATTATGGGCGGCAAGCACCGCCGCAAGATATACCGCACCGGGTCTTTCCGTTCCGTTGAAG from Limnochordia bacterium encodes:
- a CDS encoding cell wall hydrolase, with protein sequence MKPRLLVYMGITLTCCLLLGGCYNLEQGPNTGTPKTYTVRQGDTLWRIAQRFGTPVETLKALNTKTEELYVGQGLRLPDDAVDHYRFVFAPWEMDLFARLVHAEAEGEPFEGKVAVAATVLNRLADPRYPDTIYGVIYQVADGAYQYSPVKDGRIDLPADEDSVNAAYEALCGRDPSLGANGFYNPKKTSNQWVRQQPVTTVLGDHVFFRY
- a CDS encoding rhamnulokinase, which gives rise to MGEQLKMLAFDLGASSGRAMLGIYEDGRLSIQEIHRFANEPVSLRGHLYWDILRLFHEIKCGLLKAFNSGHTDISSLAIDTWGVDFGLLDRNGDLLGNPYHYRDGRTDGMMEKVFDLIPKEELYKQTGIQFMKLNSIFQLFAMKEYQAHLLRETKTMLLVPDLLNYFLTGQMVTEYSIASTTQLLDPVTRIWHRDLIDKLGLPKDIFTEIVPPGTVIGKLHPDIIAELGAGENISVVTVGSHDTASAVASVPASSADFAYISSGTWSLMGVEIDQPIINLESAGLSFTNEGGVANKIRFLKNIMGLWLVQECRRQWQREGEQLSFSQLQELARQAEPFVSLIDPDHESFVAPGDMPTRVQQFCQQTGQKVPKTKGEIIRCITESLAMKYRFTMESLEKILNRELSVIHMVGGGIQDELLCQFTADSTGKKVLTGPIEATSIGNLMVQAMVAGKVASLGEMRDCIARSFPQKEYVPQNTRQWSTEYSRFKELLAF
- a CDS encoding L-fucose isomerase, with the protein product MRSSDFVVQQPRNRLKGSLPKIGIRPIIDGRRKGIRESLEEQTMNMAKSAAKLLTENLRHPNGLPVECVIADTTIGGVGEAAQAEEKFAREGVGVTISVTPCWCYGSETMDMDPHRPKAVWGFNGTERPGAVYLAAVLAAHNQKGLPAFGIYGRDVQDATDTSIPQDVAEKLIRFAKAGLAVASMRGKSYLSMGSVSMGIAGSIVNQEFFQDYLGMRNESIDMSEFTRRIDEEIYDPEEYERALAWVKRNCKEGPDNNPARIQTTRERKDWEWEFVVKMALIAQDLMVGNPRLAELGFGEEAVGRNAILAGFQGQRQWTDHFPNGDFMEAILNSSFDWNGIRQPFLVATENDSLNGVAMLFGHLLSNTAQVFADVRTYWSPAAVKRVTGKELTGLAENGVIHLINSGAAALDGTGEQTRDGNPVMKPYWEISSEEAKKCLDAVSWRPASRDYFRGGGFSSNFATKGGMPITVTRVNIIKGLGPVLQIAEGYSAELPKDVHDILDQRTDPTWPTTWFAPILTGKGPFKDVYSVMANWGANHGAFSYGHIGADLITLASMLRIPVSMHNVSEERIQRPSAWAAFGTSDLEGADYRACKNFGPLYG